One segment of Curtobacterium poinsettiae DNA contains the following:
- a CDS encoding multidrug effflux MFS transporter, which yields MTAPATTGSLRVVLHPGDSLSRGQRLVYVFVLGALTALGPFTIDLYLPAFPAIKDQFGVTDGAVQLTLTATTLGFAIGQLLVGPWSDKVGRRLPLIIATTVHIAASIGAATAPDIELLAVFRVLQGMGAAAGGVVAMATVRDLFGGKPLVRMLSRLAMVNGLAPILAPLIGSQMLQFTSWRGIFVFLACYGLAVVIASILLIVETLPPARRHEAGHSTIGQRYKALFSDRIFVGVALIGAMVFSGLFSYLSASPFLFQQVYGLDAQQYGLLFAVNSVGVVLGVQISSRLAQRVGPQWILACSTATLLLASIAIIVLDQLGAGLVGVLVPLWFFIAACGFSFPLVQVIGLAAHGKEAGTAASVLGALNFGVAGLISPVVGWLGITTATPMAMVMASTAAVAILMLWFVVRPRTVPALSH from the coding sequence GTGACCGCGCCCGCCACCACCGGTTCGCTCCGGGTCGTCCTGCACCCGGGAGACTCGCTCTCCCGCGGGCAGCGACTCGTCTACGTCTTCGTCCTGGGTGCCCTCACGGCGCTCGGTCCGTTCACGATCGACCTGTACCTGCCGGCGTTCCCGGCGATCAAGGACCAGTTCGGCGTCACCGACGGCGCGGTCCAGCTGACGCTCACCGCGACGACGCTCGGCTTCGCCATCGGGCAGCTCCTGGTCGGCCCGTGGAGCGACAAGGTCGGCCGCCGGCTGCCGCTGATCATCGCGACCACGGTGCACATCGCCGCGTCGATCGGTGCCGCGACCGCGCCGGACATCGAGCTGCTCGCGGTGTTCCGCGTGCTGCAGGGCATGGGTGCCGCGGCCGGCGGTGTCGTCGCGATGGCGACGGTGCGTGACCTGTTCGGCGGCAAGCCGCTGGTGCGGATGCTGTCCCGTCTGGCGATGGTGAACGGCCTCGCACCGATCCTCGCGCCGCTCATCGGTTCGCAGATGCTGCAGTTCACCAGCTGGCGCGGCATCTTCGTCTTCCTCGCCTGCTACGGCCTGGCGGTGGTGATCGCGTCGATCCTGCTCATCGTCGAGACCCTGCCGCCGGCCCGCCGGCACGAGGCCGGGCACTCCACCATCGGCCAGCGCTACAAGGCGCTGTTCTCCGACCGGATCTTCGTCGGTGTCGCGCTCATCGGCGCCATGGTGTTCAGCGGTCTGTTCTCGTACCTCAGCGCGTCGCCGTTCCTGTTCCAGCAGGTCTACGGGCTCGACGCGCAGCAGTACGGGCTGCTCTTCGCCGTCAACTCCGTCGGGGTCGTCCTGGGCGTGCAGATCTCGTCGCGGCTCGCCCAGCGGGTGGGTCCGCAGTGGATCCTCGCGTGCTCGACCGCGACCCTGCTGCTGGCATCGATCGCGATCATCGTCCTCGACCAGCTCGGGGCCGGTCTGGTCGGCGTGCTCGTGCCGCTCTGGTTCTTCATCGCCGCGTGCGGGTTCTCGTTCCCGCTCGTCCAGGTCATCGGTCTCGCTGCCCACGGGAAGGAAGCAGGCACCGCCGCCTCGGTGCTCGGCGCCCTGAACTTCGGCGTCGCCGGGCTCATCTCGCCGGTGGTCGGCTGGCTCGGCATCACGACGGCCACCCCGATGGCGATGGTGATGGCGTCGACCGCCGCCGTCGCGATCCTGATGCTCTGGTTCGTGGTCCGCCCGCGGACGGTGCCCGCGCTCTCGCACTGA
- a CDS encoding TetR/AcrR family transcriptional regulator yields MVDARILHTTAALREAILRLAADRPVSEITVADVTRAAGINRATFYSHAVSPGSLLADVLTPELDRIRQDDADERRAAADRGAGADELAAITRRGINAVVEHVTTHRDIYAKALPDPNDASLHRLLVEHFTVSSALHIRELDPAHRPDLLDDVAAGFVAQGFVGAIEAWLAGPRRSRKALVETITLSFPTWWS; encoded by the coding sequence ATGGTGGATGCCCGGATCCTGCACACCACTGCAGCGCTGCGCGAGGCGATCCTGCGACTCGCCGCGGACCGACCGGTCTCGGAGATCACCGTCGCCGACGTCACGCGTGCCGCCGGCATCAACCGGGCCACGTTCTACTCGCACGCCGTCTCGCCCGGGTCGCTGCTCGCCGACGTCCTGACGCCGGAACTCGACCGCATCCGGCAGGACGACGCCGACGAACGCCGAGCCGCCGCCGACCGGGGCGCCGGAGCCGACGAGCTCGCGGCCATCACCCGGCGCGGCATCAACGCCGTCGTCGAGCACGTGACGACGCACCGTGACATCTACGCCAAGGCACTGCCGGACCCGAACGACGCCTCGCTGCACCGGCTGCTCGTCGAGCACTTCACGGTGTCGAGCGCGCTGCACATCCGCGAGCTCGACCCCGCACACCGGCCCGACCTGCTCGACGACGTCGCCGCGGGGTTCGTGGCGCAGGGCTTCGTCGGGGCGATCGAGGCCTGGCTCGCCGGACCCCGGCGGTCGCGGAAGGCGCTGGTGGAGACGATCACGCTGTCGTTCCCGACGTGGTGGAGCTGA
- a CDS encoding substrate-binding domain-containing protein: protein MADRTEEETTVLRIVAVTVALAAALTLAGCQGTTSAAPTPVQSTDLTSSDGGFDQQAVIGVVLVHDDAALADRLRTDLTDAGFRPDVRVAPASGAAASQRTAVAQLVRKGAKALLVHAARPSALTGVIQTAHDAGVVVVSLGDPLPATGTGGDGVSADYRVPSEGDDADTAATAVDVVQSLQRGEKPETDPTDGDTTDAE from the coding sequence GTGGCAGACCGGACCGAAGAGGAGACCACCGTGCTGCGCATCGTCGCCGTGACCGTCGCCCTGGCGGCGGCCCTGACCCTGGCCGGGTGCCAGGGCACGACGTCGGCCGCCCCCACACCCGTGCAGAGCACCGACCTGACGAGCTCCGACGGCGGTTTCGACCAGCAGGCCGTGATCGGTGTCGTCCTGGTGCACGACGACGCGGCACTCGCCGACCGGCTCCGCACGGACCTGACCGACGCCGGGTTCCGGCCGGACGTCCGGGTCGCTCCGGCATCGGGTGCGGCGGCGTCCCAGCGGACCGCGGTCGCCCAGCTCGTGCGGAAGGGCGCCAAGGCCCTGCTCGTGCACGCCGCCCGACCGTCCGCACTGACCGGCGTGATCCAGACCGCCCACGATGCCGGGGTCGTCGTGGTGTCCCTCGGCGACCCGCTCCCCGCGACCGGCACCGGTGGCGACGGGGTGTCCGCCGACTACCGCGTACCGTCCGAGGGCGACGATGCCGACACCGCGGCGACGGCGGTCGACGTCGTGCAGTCCCTGCAGCGCGGCGAGAAGCCGGAGACCGACCCGACGGACGGCGACACGACCGACGCCGAGTAG
- a CDS encoding MFS transporter: protein MSTTASRTSLLSGPYALATIGMVAIVGVAAFQNLAMTTIMPVISRDLDGETLYALAFAAPLAAGVPGMVLAGNWTDRAGGRIVAWVSAAFFAVGTAVVMLAPTMEVFLAGRLVEGFGAGAIDVVLYVLVARIFPAELHGPVFAGFAAAWVVPALIGPALAGIVTDTWNWHWVFAGALVIALAAFTLLVPTLGRLHAPASSLRPPWQRVRIGWSVAAAVSILLLNVAPDLTPWGMVAAVVVGLVGTWFALRPLLPGGTFRAAAGLPSVVLLRGLVAASFFGSEAYVPFLLQAEHGLSPSAAGLALTVAALSWAASSWAHGRLGERRLTARRTFGVGLTLVLISLVTALAVATFDLSWWVLVAGWFVGGAGMGAIYPRASMLTLRFSGEGDDGFASSALTIADAAGSVIGLAVTGLLFTATGGADGTVSFPLVFAAMIGFAALAIAAVRRLGPVPAPATTVPADPGGTVSSSHGPAAG from the coding sequence GTGAGCACAACGGCGTCGCGGACCAGCCTGCTGAGCGGGCCGTACGCCCTCGCGACGATCGGCATGGTCGCGATCGTCGGCGTCGCGGCGTTCCAGAACCTGGCGATGACGACGATCATGCCGGTGATCAGCCGTGACCTCGACGGCGAGACCCTGTACGCGCTCGCCTTCGCCGCCCCGCTCGCCGCCGGGGTGCCCGGCATGGTGCTCGCCGGCAACTGGACCGATCGCGCCGGTGGTCGGATCGTGGCGTGGGTCTCGGCGGCGTTCTTCGCGGTGGGGACCGCCGTGGTCATGCTCGCACCGACCATGGAGGTGTTCCTGGCCGGGCGGCTCGTCGAGGGGTTCGGCGCCGGGGCCATCGACGTGGTGCTGTACGTGCTCGTCGCCCGGATCTTCCCCGCCGAGCTGCACGGACCGGTGTTCGCCGGGTTCGCCGCGGCCTGGGTCGTCCCGGCGCTGATCGGTCCCGCCCTGGCCGGCATCGTCACCGACACCTGGAACTGGCACTGGGTGTTCGCCGGGGCCCTGGTGATCGCGTTGGCCGCCTTCACCCTGCTCGTGCCGACGCTCGGCCGGCTGCACGCCCCGGCCTCGTCGCTCCGCCCGCCGTGGCAGCGGGTCCGGATCGGGTGGTCGGTGGCGGCGGCCGTGTCGATCCTGCTGCTCAACGTGGCGCCGGACCTGACCCCGTGGGGCATGGTCGCGGCGGTCGTCGTCGGGCTGGTCGGCACCTGGTTCGCCCTGCGTCCGCTGCTGCCGGGCGGGACGTTCCGGGCCGCTGCCGGGCTGCCGTCGGTCGTGCTGCTGCGCGGGCTCGTCGCCGCGTCGTTCTTCGGGAGCGAGGCGTACGTGCCGTTCCTGCTGCAGGCCGAACACGGGTTGTCGCCGTCGGCCGCGGGGCTCGCCCTGACGGTGGCGGCACTCAGCTGGGCCGCGTCGAGCTGGGCGCACGGCCGTCTGGGGGAGCGGCGGCTCACCGCCCGTCGCACCTTCGGGGTGGGACTCACGCTGGTGCTCATCAGCCTGGTGACCGCGCTCGCGGTCGCGACGTTCGACCTGTCGTGGTGGGTGCTGGTCGCCGGCTGGTTCGTCGGCGGTGCGGGCATGGGCGCGATCTACCCGCGCGCCTCGATGCTGACCCTGCGGTTCTCCGGCGAGGGCGACGACGGGTTCGCGAGCTCGGCCCTGACGATCGCTGATGCCGCGGGCAGCGTGATCGGTCTGGCGGTGACCGGCCTGCTCTTCACCGCGACCGGTGGAGCCGACGGCACCGTGTCGTTCCCCCTGGTGTTCGCCGCGATGATCGGGTTCGCTGCACTGGCGATCGCGGCCGTCCGACGGCTCGGCCCCGTGCCGGCACCGGCGACGACGGTCCCGGCGGACCCGGGCGGGACCGTGTCGTCGTCGCACGGCCCGGCCGCCGGGTAG
- a CDS encoding cystathionine gamma-synthase, translating to MTEFSTRAVHAGQEPDETTGAVIPPIHLTSTYVQDGVGGMRNGYEYSRAGNPTRDSLQVLLADLDGGVAASSFASGLAAEDALLRAALVPGGRVVMGNDVYGGTHRLVSRLHVPWGVELVVVDMSDLDQVRAALQGAPATTVLWVETPTNPLMKIADIAALATLGHESGALVVVDNTFASPYLQQPLSLGADVVVYSTTKYLGGHSDVVGGAVVLADEELAAKVQFLQFGAGAISSPFDAYLTTRGIKTLAVRMERHSRNAQAVAEALVVAPGVERVYYPGLPDHPGHDVAARQMRGFGGMLSVALSGGAEAAKRFAESTELFALAESLGGVESLIGYPSEMTHASVKGTELAVPENVVRLSVGIEDAGDLVADLEQALAR from the coding sequence ATGACCGAGTTCAGCACCCGGGCCGTCCACGCCGGCCAGGAGCCCGACGAGACCACCGGCGCCGTCATCCCGCCGATCCACCTGACGTCGACGTACGTGCAGGACGGCGTCGGCGGCATGCGCAACGGCTACGAGTACTCGCGCGCCGGCAACCCGACGCGTGACTCGCTGCAGGTGCTCCTGGCCGACCTCGACGGCGGCGTCGCGGCGTCGTCGTTCGCGTCCGGGCTCGCCGCCGAGGACGCCCTGCTCCGCGCCGCGCTGGTCCCCGGTGGCCGCGTCGTGATGGGCAACGACGTGTACGGCGGGACGCACCGCCTGGTGAGCCGGCTGCACGTGCCGTGGGGCGTCGAGCTCGTCGTCGTCGACATGAGCGACCTCGACCAGGTCCGTGCAGCCCTGCAGGGCGCACCGGCCACCACCGTGCTGTGGGTCGAGACGCCGACGAACCCGCTCATGAAGATCGCCGACATCGCCGCGCTCGCGACCCTCGGGCACGAGTCGGGCGCCCTGGTGGTCGTCGACAACACGTTCGCGTCGCCGTACCTGCAGCAGCCGCTGTCGCTCGGCGCCGACGTCGTCGTGTACTCGACCACGAAGTACCTCGGCGGACACTCCGACGTCGTCGGCGGAGCCGTCGTGCTGGCGGACGAGGAGCTCGCGGCGAAGGTGCAGTTCCTGCAGTTCGGCGCGGGTGCGATCTCGTCGCCGTTCGACGCCTACCTGACCACCCGTGGCATCAAGACGCTCGCGGTGCGCATGGAGCGGCACTCGCGGAACGCGCAGGCCGTCGCTGAGGCGCTCGTCGTCGCGCCCGGTGTCGAGCGCGTCTACTACCCGGGCCTGCCCGACCACCCGGGGCACGACGTCGCCGCACGCCAGATGCGCGGCTTCGGCGGGATGCTCTCGGTCGCGCTGTCCGGCGGCGCCGAGGCGGCGAAGCGGTTCGCGGAGTCGACGGAGCTGTTCGCCCTGGCCGAGTCGCTCGGCGGGGTGGAGTCGCTCATCGGGTACCCGAGCGAGATGACCCACGCGTCGGTGAAGGGCACCGAGCTGGCCGTGCCGGAGAACGTGGTCCGCCTGTCGGTGGGCATCGAGGACGCCGGCGACCTGGTGGCGGACCTGGAGCAGGCGTTGGCACGCTGA
- a CDS encoding cystathionine beta-synthase — translation MRYANSVVDLVGDTPLVKLNRVTEGVRATILVKVEYLNPGGSSKDRIATRIIDAAEASGDLRAGGTIVEPTSGNTGVGLALVAQQRGYRCVFVLPDKVGEDKRNVLTAYGAEIVVTPTAVAPEHPESYYSVSDRLVQEIPGAYKPNQYANPNGPRSHYETTGPEIWRDTEGQITHFVAGVGTGGTISGTGRYLKEASDGGVRIVGADPEGSVYSGGTGRPYLVEGVGEDFWPSAYDAGVPDEIIAVSDADSFAMTRRLAREEGLLVGGSSGMAVVAALRAARDLTEDDVVVVLLPDGGRGYLGKIFNDRWMRSYGFAETDDERTVGSLIAGKDGRLPDLVHAHPADTVRDVVDIMTKYGVSQMPVLSAEPPVVIGEVVGAVEERALLEQVFTGTAKMSDALTGFVGDPLPLIGVGESVSAARRALESADALLVVADGKPVTVLTRHDLLTYLSE, via the coding sequence GTGCGTTACGCGAACTCCGTCGTCGACCTCGTCGGCGACACCCCGCTCGTCAAGCTCAACCGGGTGACCGAGGGGGTGCGGGCGACCATCCTGGTGAAGGTCGAGTACCTGAACCCCGGTGGGTCGTCCAAGGACCGCATCGCCACCCGGATCATCGACGCGGCCGAGGCCTCCGGTGACCTGCGCGCCGGTGGCACCATCGTCGAACCGACCTCCGGCAACACCGGCGTCGGTCTGGCCCTGGTCGCCCAGCAGCGCGGCTACCGGTGCGTCTTCGTGCTGCCCGACAAGGTCGGCGAGGACAAGCGCAACGTGCTGACGGCGTACGGCGCCGAGATCGTCGTGACCCCGACCGCGGTCGCACCGGAGCACCCCGAGTCCTACTACTCGGTGTCGGACCGGCTCGTGCAGGAGATCCCCGGCGCCTACAAGCCGAACCAGTACGCGAACCCGAACGGTCCCCGTAGCCACTACGAGACCACCGGTCCGGAGATCTGGCGCGACACCGAGGGGCAGATCACCCACTTCGTCGCGGGCGTCGGCACCGGCGGCACGATCTCGGGCACCGGACGGTATCTGAAGGAGGCGTCCGACGGCGGCGTCCGCATCGTGGGTGCCGACCCCGAGGGCTCCGTGTACTCCGGCGGCACCGGGCGCCCGTACCTGGTCGAGGGCGTCGGCGAAGACTTCTGGCCGAGCGCGTACGACGCCGGCGTGCCGGACGAGATCATCGCGGTGTCGGACGCCGACTCCTTCGCGATGACCCGGCGCCTGGCGCGCGAGGAGGGACTGCTCGTCGGCGGTTCCAGCGGCATGGCCGTCGTCGCGGCGCTCCGCGCGGCCCGTGACCTCACCGAGGACGACGTCGTCGTCGTGCTGCTGCCGGACGGCGGTCGCGGCTACCTCGGCAAGATCTTCAACGACCGGTGGATGCGCTCCTACGGGTTCGCCGAGACCGACGACGAACGCACCGTCGGCTCGCTCATCGCCGGCAAGGACGGCCGCCTGCCCGACCTGGTGCACGCGCATCCGGCCGACACCGTGCGAGACGTCGTCGACATCATGACCAAGTACGGCGTCTCGCAGATGCCCGTGCTCAGTGCGGAGCCGCCCGTCGTCATCGGTGAGGTCGTCGGCGCCGTCGAGGAGAGAGCGCTGCTCGAGCAGGTGTTCACCGGTACCGCGAAGATGTCGGACGCGCTCACCGGCTTCGTCGGCGACCCGCTGCCGCTCATCGGCGTCGGCGAGTCGGTCTCCGCGGCGCGTCGTGCGCTCGAGTCGGCCGACGCGCTCCTCGTCGTCGCGGACGGCAAGCCCGTCACCGTGCTGACCCGGCACGACCTCCTCACCTACCTCTCCGAGTAA
- a CDS encoding ABC transporter ATP-binding protein, producing MGHGGRGGGPRGGGRISSGDFRAQKAANAEAPKIPHLVRRIAALFEPHRRAILLTVVLVLVGAAISVVPPLLTQQAFDRGLFPPSGRPDVPVLIELVSAMVLLWIASAGVGVWQTYLTATVGNKVMGAMRMRLFAHLQRMELAFFTRTKTGVIQSRLQNDVGGVASVLNNTISSVLGNTVTVIAAVVAMLLLSWQMTLVAVVLLPLLVIAQRRVGQVRARIAAQTQESLSDMTAITQEALSVSGILLAKSFNQQASETRRYGAENRNQITLQVRQQMSGQWFFAIVQIFLSIIPAIIYVVAAYLIIGDVPITAGTIVAFTTVQSRLLFPTVGLLRVVLDLQTSGALFARIFEYFDLQPAITDSPTARPVDESKVGHVAFDDVVFTYPDGESDKPTLRGVSFELRPGQFAAFVGPSGAGKTTVSYLVPRLYEATEGSVRFAGQDVRDLVHEDLMRHVGIVSQETYLFHATIGENLRYAKPDATDDELERAARAANIHDTIASFPDGYDTVVGERGYRLSGGEKQRIAIARVMLKDPPVLVLDEATSALDSISEHVVQTALDTAAAGRTTISIAHRLSTIRDADVIFVLDHGQIVEQGTHDELLALDGTYAQLHRQQNTSADVVRP from the coding sequence ATGGGACACGGCGGGCGAGGCGGCGGTCCGCGCGGGGGCGGGCGCATCTCGAGCGGCGACTTCCGCGCGCAGAAGGCCGCCAACGCCGAGGCGCCGAAGATCCCGCACCTGGTCCGCCGCATCGCAGCGTTGTTCGAGCCGCACCGCCGGGCGATCCTGCTCACGGTCGTCCTCGTGCTGGTCGGCGCGGCCATCTCGGTCGTGCCGCCGCTGCTCACCCAGCAGGCGTTCGACCGGGGACTGTTCCCGCCGTCGGGTCGCCCCGACGTGCCCGTGCTGATCGAGCTCGTGTCCGCGATGGTCCTGCTCTGGATCGCGAGCGCGGGGGTCGGCGTCTGGCAGACGTACCTGACCGCGACGGTCGGCAACAAGGTCATGGGTGCGATGCGGATGCGCCTGTTCGCGCACCTGCAGCGGATGGAGCTCGCGTTCTTCACACGCACCAAGACCGGCGTCATCCAGTCGCGGCTGCAGAACGACGTCGGTGGCGTGGCGAGCGTGCTGAACAACACGATCTCGTCGGTGCTCGGCAACACCGTGACCGTGATCGCCGCCGTGGTCGCGATGCTCCTGCTGAGCTGGCAGATGACGCTGGTCGCCGTGGTCCTGCTGCCACTGCTCGTGATCGCGCAGCGTCGTGTCGGCCAGGTCCGGGCCCGCATCGCCGCGCAGACGCAGGAGTCGCTGTCCGACATGACGGCCATCACGCAGGAGGCGCTGAGCGTCTCGGGCATCCTGCTCGCGAAGAGCTTCAACCAACAGGCCAGCGAGACCCGCCGCTACGGGGCCGAGAACCGCAACCAGATCACCCTGCAGGTACGCCAGCAGATGTCCGGGCAGTGGTTCTTCGCGATCGTGCAGATCTTCCTGTCGATCATCCCGGCGATCATCTACGTCGTCGCCGCGTACCTGATCATCGGCGACGTCCCGATCACGGCGGGCACGATCGTCGCGTTCACGACGGTGCAGTCCCGGCTGCTGTTCCCGACGGTCGGGCTGCTGCGCGTGGTCCTCGACCTGCAGACCTCCGGTGCGCTCTTCGCCCGCATCTTCGAGTACTTCGACCTGCAGCCGGCCATCACGGACTCGCCGACCGCCCGGCCCGTGGACGAGTCGAAGGTCGGCCACGTCGCCTTCGACGACGTCGTCTTCACCTACCCCGACGGCGAATCCGACAAGCCGACCCTGCGCGGAGTGTCGTTCGAGCTCCGCCCCGGGCAGTTCGCGGCCTTCGTCGGTCCCTCCGGCGCGGGCAAGACGACGGTGTCCTACCTGGTGCCCCGGCTGTACGAGGCGACCGAGGGATCGGTGCGGTTCGCCGGGCAGGACGTCCGCGACCTGGTGCACGAGGACCTGATGCGGCACGTCGGCATCGTGAGCCAGGAGACGTACCTGTTCCACGCCACGATCGGCGAGAACCTGCGGTACGCCAAGCCCGACGCCACCGACGACGAGCTCGAGCGTGCGGCCCGTGCGGCGAACATCCACGACACGATCGCGTCGTTCCCGGACGGCTACGACACCGTCGTGGGGGAGCGCGGCTACCGTCTGTCCGGTGGTGAGAAGCAGCGCATCGCCATCGCGCGGGTCATGCTGAAGGACCCGCCGGTGCTCGTCCTCGACGAGGCCACCAGTGCACTCGACTCCATCTCGGAGCACGTCGTGCAGACGGCGCTCGACACGGCGGCCGCCGGTCGGACCACCATCTCGATCGCGCACCGGCTGTCGACGATCCGCGACGCCGACGTCATCTTCGTCCTCGACCACGGTCAGATCGTCGAGCAGGGCACGCACGACGAACTCCTCGCCCTCGACGGCACGTACGCGCAGCTGCACCGGCAGCAGAACACGTCGGCGGACGTCGTCCGCCCCTGA
- a CDS encoding amino acid permease produces MSSAPSRPTSLGAQLARRKPIEQLQAEASRGVNGEPLRRSLGVWQLTMISVGATLGTGILVVLGTAVPLAGPAVWISFVVAGIAALLSALSYAEMAGAVPTSGSSYSYTYATMGEGIAWICGWCLVLEYAVSVAAVAVGASEYVDETLRVFGLHLPTALAAPPVDGGVVNLPAAVLVLLATAVLLPGARESAWVNTVMVIVKIALLVFFVVVAFTAFQAQKFEPLAPMGAAGVTAAASRLFFSYIGFDAASTAGEEAENPRRDLPRAIIGSIALITALYILVAIAAVGARSWTAFSSSEASLVRIVVDVTGQPLVALVFSIGAVVAIASVVLTVLYGQTRILLTMSRDGLVPKVFGRVSRRTGTPIANTLIIGIAVTIVAALVPLGELADATSIGTLVAFALVNVSVIVLRRSQPDLERSYRVPLFPVVPILGTLSCVLLAVFLGATTWIAFGIWMVAGALLYLAYGRRHSTLR; encoded by the coding sequence ATGTCGTCCGCGCCGTCACGTCCCACGTCCCTGGGGGCGCAGCTCGCCCGCCGCAAGCCGATCGAGCAGCTGCAGGCCGAAGCCTCCCGTGGTGTGAACGGCGAACCGCTCCGCCGGTCGCTCGGGGTCTGGCAGCTGACGATGATCAGCGTCGGGGCCACGCTCGGCACCGGCATCCTGGTCGTCCTCGGCACCGCGGTCCCGCTCGCCGGTCCCGCCGTCTGGATCTCGTTCGTCGTCGCGGGGATCGCCGCACTGCTGTCCGCGCTGTCGTACGCCGAGATGGCGGGCGCCGTCCCGACCTCGGGGTCCAGCTACTCGTACACCTACGCCACGATGGGCGAGGGCATCGCATGGATCTGCGGCTGGTGCCTCGTGCTCGAGTACGCCGTCTCGGTGGCCGCGGTCGCCGTGGGTGCCAGCGAGTACGTCGACGAGACCCTCCGCGTGTTCGGGCTGCACCTGCCCACCGCACTCGCCGCTCCCCCGGTCGACGGCGGCGTGGTCAACCTACCCGCGGCGGTCCTGGTCCTGCTCGCCACCGCCGTGCTGCTGCCCGGTGCCCGCGAGAGCGCCTGGGTGAACACGGTCATGGTCATCGTCAAGATCGCCCTGCTGGTCTTCTTCGTCGTCGTGGCGTTCACGGCGTTCCAGGCGCAGAAATTCGAACCGTTGGCCCCGATGGGCGCCGCCGGGGTCACCGCCGCCGCGTCGCGGCTGTTCTTCTCGTACATCGGCTTCGATGCCGCCTCGACCGCCGGTGAAGAGGCCGAGAACCCCCGCCGTGACCTGCCCCGGGCGATCATCGGCTCGATCGCGCTTATCACGGCGCTGTACATCCTCGTCGCGATCGCTGCCGTCGGGGCCCGCTCGTGGACCGCGTTCTCGTCGTCCGAGGCGTCGCTCGTCCGCATCGTCGTCGACGTCACGGGGCAGCCGCTCGTCGCCCTGGTGTTCTCGATCGGCGCCGTCGTCGCCATCGCCAGCGTCGTGCTCACCGTCCTGTACGGCCAGACCCGCATCCTGCTCACGATGTCCCGCGACGGCCTGGTACCGAAGGTCTTCGGGCGGGTCTCCCGTCGCACCGGCACCCCGATCGCGAACACGCTCATCATCGGCATCGCCGTGACGATCGTCGCCGCGCTCGTGCCCCTCGGGGAACTCGCCGACGCCACGAGCATCGGCACCCTCGTCGCATTCGCCCTGGTGAACGTGTCCGTCATCGTGCTCCGCCGCTCGCAGCCCGACCTGGAGCGCTCGTACCGGGTGCCGCTGTTCCCCGTCGTGCCGATCCTCGGCACCCTGAGCTGCGTGCTGCTCGCGGTGTTCCTCGGCGCCACCACCTGGATCGCCTTCGGCATCTGGATGGTCGCCGGCGCCCTGCTCTACCTGGCCTACGGCCGCCGCCACAGCACCTTGCGCTGA
- the rplL gene encoding 50S ribosomal protein L7/L12 translates to MAKLSQDELIEAFKELTLIELSDFVKKFEEVFEVTAAAPVAAAAPAGAAAPAEAAEEKTEFDVILKSAGDKKIQVIKEVRGLTSLGLGEAKALVETADAKILEGANKETADKAKATLEAAGATIELA, encoded by the coding sequence ATGGCGAAGCTTTCGCAGGACGAGCTCATCGAGGCCTTCAAGGAGCTCACGCTCATCGAGCTCTCGGACTTCGTGAAGAAGTTCGAAGAGGTCTTCGAGGTCACCGCGGCCGCCCCGGTCGCCGCTGCCGCCCCCGCCGGCGCAGCTGCTCCGGCCGAGGCCGCTGAGGAGAAGACCGAGTTCGACGTCATCCTCAAGTCCGCTGGTGACAAGAAGATCCAGGTCATCAAGGAGGTCCGTGGCCTGACGTCGCTCGGCCTCGGTGAGGCCAAGGCGCTCGTCGAGACCGCCGACGCCAAGATCCTCGAGGGTGCGAACAAGGAGACCGCCGACAAGGCGAAGGCGACCCTCGAGGCCGCTGGCGCCACGATCGAGCTCGCGTAG
- the rplJ gene encoding 50S ribosomal protein L10, which produces MANKEAAVAELTESFRSSNAVLLTEYRGLTVAQLKELRNSIREHATYAVVKNTLTKIAANNAGISSFDDELAGPSALAFVHGDTVAVAKSLRAFAKANPELVVKGGYFDGNPLSATEVDKLADLESREVLLGKLAGALKASLFGAAYLFQAPLSQAVRTVDALREKQESAA; this is translated from the coding sequence ATGGCGAACAAGGAAGCTGCGGTCGCCGAGCTCACGGAGTCCTTCCGTAGCTCGAACGCCGTTCTGCTCACCGAGTACCGCGGTCTCACGGTCGCGCAGCTCAAGGAGCTCCGCAACTCGATCCGTGAGCACGCCACGTACGCCGTGGTGAAGAACACGCTGACCAAGATCGCGGCGAACAACGCCGGCATCTCGTCGTTCGACGACGAGCTCGCCGGTCCGTCCGCTCTCGCCTTCGTCCACGGTGACACCGTCGCCGTCGCGAAGTCGCTGCGTGCATTCGCCAAGGCGAACCCCGAGCTCGTGGTGAAGGGTGGTTACTTCGACGGTAACCCGCTCTCCGCGACCGAGGTGGACAAGCTCGCCGACCTCGAGTCCCGTGAAGTGCTGCTCGGCAAGCTCGCCGGCGCACTCAAGGCCTCGCTGTTCGGTGCTGCGTACCTGTTCCAGGCACCCCTCTCGCAGGCCGTCCGCACCGTGGACGCCCTTCGCGAGAAGCAGGAGTCCGCGGCCTGA